In Episyrphus balteatus chromosome 4, idEpiBalt1.1, whole genome shotgun sequence, the sequence tcggattcagcactccaaaaactactagaaaagtatattttggttcttgtggcaaaaaccttgttgaccagtgtaattcagcaacccgaactcctacaaacttttggttttcagttatgaatagagcctaGAGAGTCCTTTCTTGACCCATAGGGGTTTTtcctttttcccaaaaaaaaaagaaactttaaaGATAGATTTTGAATTAcaacttcaattttttaattttgaaaaagtatgtATTTGTAGCTTGTGTGCGAAGAACCTTAAACGAATTCGATTCAAGATATACTATGTATGAATGTACGCTGTGACGATAGACCCTAACAAAAACTCTTCCCTTCCTTTCATTAAATTCACAAAATTCTAAAAGTCTTGCCTGTTAAGAACCTCGATCCAAAAGAACTTAGGCTATCAAATGTTATAAAAAAGGAGACTCACTatcaatgcttttttttaagtttattctCTTAAAAACTGTTTGGAATAAAAGTTAAAGATTTATATTAAAGATGAATTTTCACCGTTTTGTTAATTTTGGCCATCTTCACCGCCTCCGCCTTTTCCTCCTTTCCCACCTTGTCCGCCTTTTCCAGCTTGTCCATATCCTTGACCGTCACCGTTTTGTCCACCTTTTCCACCTTGTCCGCCTTGTCCACCTTTCCCACCTTGTCCGTTTTGTGAACCATTTTCAGCACTCCTTTTAACAACACTATGGAAAGCTGCTAGTTCTTTTTTGCCTCCGGGTGGTCCAGGTGGTCCACCTTGTGGTGGGTCATGAGCACtctttttaacaataaaagaGGCTCCAAGTTCCTATTATAACAAAAAGtatagaaaaaatgtttatacttttttatgaattaaaaaaaaaaaaaacttattataccATTAGCATAAAAAGGCCCAAGAGCAAGATCACAAGCTTagtaaataatttcattttaaagttattttagtTCAACT encodes:
- the LOC129917728 gene encoding mesenchyme-specific cell surface glycoprotein-like, which codes for MKLFTKLVILLLGLFMLMELGASFIVKKSAHDPPQGGPPGPPGGKKELAAFHSVVKRSAENGSQNGQGGKGGQGGQGGKGGQNGDGQGYGQAGKGGQGGKGGKGGGGEDGQN